A genomic region of Plasmodium cynomolgi strain B DNA, chromosome 5, whole genome shotgun sequence contains the following coding sequences:
- a CDS encoding hypothetical protein (putative), giving the protein MNLPHDSIPCNPNDNLIPRNVDAKNRYKRHPFSSMDISSHLSIIPFPQYNANFLLNNDTKLKMYKNKVFGIPIDITDLREKSKHFNNTIGSSDNGRRNLTYQMVAKNDAQEKAEYIYQPAIPESAFTLQLLKRNMKGTCGMYLEKCKRVIIFDLDDTLIPTNWIRSFLLKRCAVSYKQGIRELKKEIQLNKKCNFESVACSVIHLAMSLSHTVFIVTNARSDKWIETVRWLFPRFSKLLLYCQIPIIRTEQQMEPSPLYVHEYFRFWMCAKKKKFDDILKQHCNLYRPYISNKIDFISLGDTDFEEVATYELQLANTGLINRAFNVKVQAGLSLEDFTGQLKLIQVAMSIIAKGSYAYKHLALSGSVQIKM; this is encoded by the exons CACGATAGCATCCCGTGTAACCCGAACGATAATTTGATCCCCAGAAATGTGGACGCGAAAAACAGATACAAGAGACACCCGTTCTCCAGCATGGACATCAGTAGCCACTTGAGCATTATTCCATTCCCACAGTATAACGCCAACTTCCTTTTAAATAACGACACCAAATtgaaaatgtataaaaacaAGGTGTTTGGCATCCCTATTGATATCACCGACTTGAGGGAGAAGTCCAAGCATTTTAACAACACCATTGGCAGTAGTGACAATGGGAGAAGAAACTTAACCTATCAGATGGTTGCCAAAAATGATGCACAAGAAAAGGCAGAATACATTTACCAACCAGCCATACCGGAAAGTGCGTTTACCTTGCAgctattaaaaagaaatatgaaggGCACATGTGGAATGTACCTAGAGAAATGCAAACGAGTGATTATTTTTGATTTGGATGATACGCTCATTCCGACCAACTGGATTAGATCCTTTTTACTGAAAAGGTGTGCAGTTAGCTATAAGCAGGGCATCAGAGaattgaagaaggaaattcagttaaataaaaaatgcaacttTGAATCAGTTGCTTGTTCTGTAATTCATTTGGCCATGTCCTTGTCACACACCGTGTTCATCGTGACCAATGCGCGTAGCGACAAGTGGATCGAGACAGTCAGGTGGCTTTTCCCGCGCTTTTCCAAACTGCTTCTGTACTGCCAAATTCCAATCATACGGACAGAACAGCAGATGGAGCCGTCCCCCCTCTACGTGCATGAGTATTTTCGCTTTTGGATGTGCGCCAAG aaaaaaaagtttgatGACATTCTTAAGCAGCACTGCAACCTCTACCGCCCCTACATCTCGAACAAAAttgattttatttccctGGGCGACACCGACTTTGAGGAAGTAGCGACTTAT GAGCTACAACTAGCCAACACGGGATTAATTAACAGAGCCTTCAACGTGAAGGTGCAGGCGGGCCTGTCCCTGGAGGACTTCACAGGg CAACTGAAGCTCATCCAAGTGGCCATGTCCATAATCGCCAAGGGGTCCTACGCGTACAAACATTTGGCTCTGTCCGGATCCGttcaaattaaaatgtaa
- a CDS encoding hypothetical protein (putative): MIKNKGKKKKDVSKSKNPPGALNKKTPPSKNAPTEKKNDKPPTILRWIDLLRNLKQLKKNIDDEICNHEINKNINDKLLLFLNDELEEESIFEKIEELKNGKLSMLVDIHKENMTNLERQFEQDINKLFLHFEEDREILVSNRNSIVHNINLFYSQIEESQKNRKTELQKEEFEMMDEIYKNYIAERYISNYKFEQFKEKNETRFSSLISENKKMLEEASSSYNSIKEKYERSKSNLSTKEREVHDLELKIDSWKLKLENDIKVGNARCENQIQ, from the exons atgataaaaaataagggaaagaagaaaaaagatgtGAGCAAGTCAAAGAACCCCCCAGGCGCACTAAACAAAAAGACACCACCCTCG aaaaaCGCGCCAactgaaaagaaaaacgataAGCCTCCCACGATCTTGCGATGGATAGATTTGCTGCGAAATTTGAAG CaactgaagaaaaacatagACGACGAAATTTGCAACCACGAGATCAACAAGAACATCAATGATAAGTTGCTGCTCTTTCTAAATGACGAGCTGGAGGAGGAAAGCATTTTCGAGAAAATcgaggaattaaaaaatgggaagctgAGCATGCTGGTCGACATTCACAAAGAAAATATGACTAACTTAGAAAGGCAATTTGAGCAGGACATAAACAAGctgtttctccattttgaggaaGACCGCGAGATTCTGGTCAGCAACCGGAACAGCATCGTCCACaacataaatttgttttacaGCCAG ATTGAAGAAAGCCAGAAGAATAGAAAGACGGAGctgcaaaaggaagagtTCGAGATGATGGacgaaatttacaaaaactaCATCGCGGAGAGGTACATCTCCAATTACAAATTTGAACAGTTCAAAGAAAAGAACGAAACGAGGTTTAGCAGTCTCATcagcgaaaataaaaagatgcTGGAGGAGGCGAGCAGTAGTTACAACTCTATTAAGGAGAAGTACGAGCGGAGCAAGAGTAACCTTTCCACGAAGGAGCGAGAG GTGCACGACTTGGAACTCAAAATCGACAGCTGGAAGTTAAAGCTGGAGAATGATATCAAGGTGGGAAATGCGCGATGTGAGAATCAAATCCAGTAG
- a CDS encoding hypothetical protein (putative) — protein MKTLGIFQPPQGIRFYASTWEVPQFFIRGSQIGSTQMSHLGEETDQRKLPHWSRNTPPGNLQSGKEGDLFERLIRIYVDVIFNYDRYPPHVQHLHILGRSLLMDKVLNVRSSKNHKKKLLNCEENKPSENLNEYLVRLNEAALRNKKLSENEKKDVIKKVKNIFNHKNVLYALFTLQHNRILFNFSEHLFLKHIEICFLNSAISTRMDIYRYIRRFGVDNIFLYVFEYSDNFHILKKRHEIVKGLFFGSTS, from the exons ATGAAAACGCTGGGCATTTTTCAACCCCCCCAGGGTATTCGTTTTTATGCGTCAACATGGGAAGTaccccaattttttatacgaGGCTCACAGATAGGGAGTACTCAAATGAGCCACTTAGGGGAAGAAACTGACCAGAGGAAGCTTCCCCATTGGAGTAGAAACACCCCGCCCGGAAACCTTCAGAGTGGAAAAGAGGGCGACTTGTTTGAGAGACTCATCAGGATTTACGTGGACGTCATTTTTAACTACGACAGATATCCTCCCCATGTCCAGCACTTGCACATTTTGG GTAGAAGTCTCCTAATGGATAAAGTACTAAATGTGCGAAGCAGCAAAAACCACAAGAAAAAACTGCTTAACTGTGAGGAAAATAAACCGTCCGAAAATCTGAATGAATATCTTGTACGCTTAAATGAAGCAGCAttacgaaataaaaaattatcagagaatgagaaaaaggatgtgataaaaaaagtcaaaaatattttcaaccataaaaatgtgttgtaTGCATTATTTACCCTACAACATAACAggattttatttaatttttctgagcatttatttttaaagcatatcgaaatttgctttttaaattccGCCATCAGTACCAGGATGGATATTTATCGATACATCAGACGGTTTGGGGTCGacaatattttcctttacgTCTTCGAATACTCTGacaattttcacattttgaagaaacgCCATGAAATTGTCAAGGGGTTATTTTTCGGAAGTACCTCCTGA